A stretch of bacterium DNA encodes these proteins:
- a CDS encoding SDR family oxidoreductase, with the protein MGSLEGKVAWVSGGSGGIGSATLRRFVQEGAAVVCSDINDEGGEKLVAELQSSGGRAIYSRCDVANLDEVKASVDLAVSEFGRIDVLFNNAATSTGGYVADLDPEGWDHSLRVMLTAAMYGMKAAIPHMIRQGGGSIVSTSSIYGLVSNAGNAPYSTAKAGLINLTRTAALEYGRKGIRANCICPGAVETPMLDAVVGIGLKSREAIADMHALGRTIQPEEVANLVLFLASDESSAITGQAIPVDGGLLAGCDLTGIPPLQ; encoded by the coding sequence ATGGGAAGCCTCGAAGGAAAGGTGGCCTGGGTAAGCGGCGGCAGCGGCGGAATCGGCTCTGCGACACTGCGCCGGTTCGTCCAGGAAGGCGCGGCGGTCGTCTGCTCCGACATCAACGACGAAGGCGGCGAGAAGCTCGTGGCCGAGCTGCAGAGTTCCGGCGGACGCGCGATCTACTCCCGCTGCGACGTGGCGAACCTGGACGAGGTGAAGGCCAGCGTCGACCTCGCCGTCTCCGAGTTCGGTCGGATCGACGTGCTCTTCAACAACGCCGCGACGAGCACGGGCGGCTACGTGGCCGATCTCGATCCCGAAGGCTGGGACCACAGCCTCCGGGTCATGCTCACGGCGGCGATGTACGGCATGAAGGCCGCGATTCCGCACATGATCCGGCAGGGGGGCGGTTCGATCGTCTCGACGAGCTCGATCTACGGCCTCGTCTCGAACGCCGGCAACGCGCCCTACTCGACCGCGAAGGCGGGCCTCATCAACCTGACGCGAACCGCCGCGCTGGAATACGGCCGCAAGGGGATCCGCGCGAACTGCATCTGTCCGGGAGCGGTCGAGACGCCGATGCTCGACGCGGTCGTCGGGATCGGCCTCAAGAGCCGCGAGGCGATCGCGGACATGCATGCCCTCGGCCGCACGATCCAGCCGGAAGAGGTCGCGAACCTCGTGCTCTTCCTGGCGAGCGACGAGTCCTCGGCCATCACCGGCCAGGCGATCCCGGTCGATGGCGGCCTGCTGGCCGGCTGTGACCTCACCGGCATCCCGCCCCTCCAGTAG
- a CDS encoding zinc-binding dehydrogenase: MPESNTLPESMRAWRVHEWGDNPSEALQLDTVPLPEPQPGEVMVRVEGLALNLNDLERINGENMMVRPELPCTPGMEVMGTIAACGEGVPEDQLGRRVVATTRQATGGFAEYACGPATAAFDMPEDIAFPDAAALYFPFHLAWLGLVDRAELAAGESVLIHAAAGGAGSAAVQLAKSLGATVFATCGGPEKVKLVEGLGADVVIDYESEDFKSIVLEKTANRGVDVVFDGVGEAVMDASMACTAYNGRYLMMGFASDKKYVDEKFIVPRKVSAGNFRLCGVLLSYANPVMAGVMKQATGWNFAPDSLGAAITAGVVEKVRSGDVKPVIGEVVEFEGLPDAMTRMRDRGTTGRVVVRVG, translated from the coding sequence ATGCCCGAATCGAACACGCTTCCCGAGTCCATGCGCGCCTGGCGCGTCCACGAGTGGGGCGACAACCCGAGCGAGGCTCTCCAGCTCGACACCGTCCCGCTCCCGGAGCCGCAGCCGGGCGAGGTCATGGTGCGCGTCGAGGGCCTTGCCCTGAACCTGAACGACCTGGAGCGGATCAACGGCGAGAACATGATGGTCCGGCCGGAGCTCCCCTGTACGCCCGGCATGGAAGTGATGGGAACGATCGCCGCGTGCGGCGAAGGCGTTCCGGAAGACCAGCTCGGACGACGCGTCGTCGCGACCACCCGTCAGGCGACGGGCGGCTTCGCCGAGTACGCCTGCGGTCCCGCGACCGCGGCCTTCGACATGCCGGAGGACATCGCTTTCCCCGATGCGGCCGCGCTCTATTTCCCCTTCCACCTCGCCTGGCTCGGACTCGTCGACCGGGCGGAGCTCGCGGCCGGGGAGAGCGTGCTGATCCACGCAGCCGCCGGCGGCGCCGGCTCCGCCGCGGTCCAGCTCGCCAAGAGCCTGGGCGCGACGGTCTTCGCGACCTGCGGCGGACCGGAGAAGGTGAAGCTCGTCGAAGGGCTCGGTGCGGACGTGGTCATCGACTACGAGAGCGAGGACTTCAAGTCGATCGTCCTCGAGAAGACCGCGAACCGCGGCGTCGACGTCGTGTTCGACGGCGTCGGGGAAGCCGTGATGGACGCGTCGATGGCCTGCACGGCGTACAACGGCCGATACCTCATGATGGGCTTCGCGTCGGACAAGAAGTACGTCGACGAGAAGTTCATCGTCCCGCGTAAGGTCTCCGCCGGAAACTTCCGACTCTGCGGCGTGCTGCTCTCCTACGCGAACCCGGTCATGGCGGGCGTCATGAAGCAGGCGACGGGCTGGAACTTCGCACCGGACTCCCTGGGTGCTGCGATCACCGCGGGTGTGGTCGAGAAGGTTCGTTCGGGCGACGTCAAGCCGGTGATCGGCGAGGTCGTCGAGTTCGAAGGCTTGCCCGACGCGATGACGCGGATGCGGGATCGCGGGACGACGGGCCGCGTGGTCGTTCGCGTCGGCTGA
- a CDS encoding MFS transporter: MRTQDRLTSSTLFGYGIAVTPVMYSYVLILIMYMKYAAVELGASTAAVGTVFLLAKVWDAVTDPAVGNLSDRTRHRLGRRRPWIMASAPLLAVFSVMAWSPPSSLDGAALIAWITVAVFGFYTAYTAFEVPHLSLGAELSLDGAERNRLFAVRQFLKTLGPLSAGLAGTAIVAMGAGPTRSMSLVVAGITLVMILGGVRLLPPERAEFQGRGGENPFRAVGDVLSNRHARLLLLVVFIDAIGTGGIGVLTPFVVDYVVGREDLIPILLGVNMLATLAAIPLWLWLGRHFEKRRLMMVSMFGSALGYGLITLVGPGNWQIIAISGLIAGTASSCPNVLGYTLKSEIVDCDQHATGERKEGAYFAGWSFANKLAAGIMIGVVGWALEWSGFDGDAETQSELVNTTMIVLMGGFPLVCYLLGALLFSRFNLTEAEHARIRGELDARLRDDATRA, encoded by the coding sequence GTGCGAACCCAGGATCGGCTCACCAGCTCGACGCTCTTCGGCTACGGCATCGCCGTCACGCCGGTCATGTACAGCTACGTACTGATCCTGATCATGTACATGAAGTACGCGGCGGTCGAGCTCGGCGCGTCCACCGCTGCGGTCGGCACGGTCTTCCTCCTCGCGAAGGTCTGGGACGCCGTCACGGACCCCGCCGTCGGCAATCTGAGCGACCGGACCCGTCATCGCCTGGGAAGGCGAAGGCCCTGGATCATGGCGAGCGCGCCGCTGCTCGCCGTCTTCAGCGTGATGGCCTGGTCCCCGCCGAGTTCCCTGGACGGCGCCGCGCTGATCGCGTGGATCACCGTCGCGGTCTTCGGTTTCTACACCGCGTACACCGCTTTCGAGGTGCCGCATCTATCGCTGGGGGCGGAGCTCTCGCTCGATGGCGCCGAGCGCAATCGCCTCTTCGCCGTGCGTCAGTTCCTGAAGACCCTCGGACCGCTCTCGGCGGGACTCGCCGGGACGGCGATCGTCGCGATGGGCGCGGGACCGACGCGCTCGATGTCGTTGGTCGTCGCGGGCATCACCCTCGTGATGATTCTCGGGGGCGTGCGTCTCCTTCCTCCGGAGCGAGCCGAGTTCCAGGGCCGGGGCGGCGAGAACCCGTTCCGTGCCGTCGGCGACGTCCTCTCGAACCGGCACGCCCGTCTGCTCCTGCTCGTCGTGTTCATCGACGCGATCGGGACGGGCGGCATCGGCGTGCTGACACCCTTCGTGGTCGACTACGTCGTCGGCCGGGAGGACCTCATCCCGATCCTGCTCGGCGTCAACATGCTCGCGACCCTCGCTGCGATTCCGCTCTGGCTCTGGCTCGGACGGCATTTCGAGAAGCGCCGACTGATGATGGTCTCGATGTTCGGCAGCGCGCTCGGCTACGGCCTGATCACGCTGGTCGGCCCCGGCAACTGGCAGATCATCGCCATCTCGGGCCTGATCGCGGGCACCGCGTCGAGCTGCCCCAACGTCCTGGGCTACACGCTGAAATCCGAGATCGTCGACTGCGACCAGCACGCCACCGGAGAACGCAAGGAAGGCGCTTACTTCGCGGGCTGGAGCTTCGCCAACAAGCTCGCCGCGGGCATCATGATCGGTGTCGTCGGTTGGGCCCTCGAGTGGTCGGGCTTCGACGGAGACGCGGAGACCCAGAGCGAGCTCGTGAACACGACCATGATCGTCCTCATGGGCGGCTTCCCACTGGTCTGTTACCTGCTCGGCGCGCTGCTCTTCAGTCGCTTCAACCTGACCGAGGCCGAGCACGCGAGGATCCGGGGCGAGCTCGATGCACGACTCCGGGACGACGCGACCCGCGCCTGA
- a CDS encoding MBL fold metallo-hydrolase has protein sequence MRIRSLVLSLMSFFLIVPALPAQEVEKDVDVRVDDLQRMGAAAVPMNDFVYRIEGEGAFFLINTSEGAVLVDTGTSLPQNEEQMRLVAEHASGPIRKVIVTHAHGDHSGGLPRFEDRIDAGEIEFVAHHRYGYMSRLQDDFLPYFKTRYHVLYPNRVDLGPEKPRPYWNMEPTRPVFPGYDYAFELGGVKFVVIAPENGGEGEDGILVWLPESRILFTGDLFGTLYPMFPNLYTVRGEKVRDPLDYIDALDRVLELKPRTIAHSHFRNAEGEAYIQASVTKMRDAVQYMWDEVRKGMNGGKTVWELMRDIQLPPELELSQGHGKVSWSVRAAWELVAGWYYYDTIANLYHVPPTAVHEDLVDMAGGPNQIADRARRYLKKDKPLEAIRLLDVAAGNESRCVLETRIEAVERLLVGAREGLGNYSEIGLLEADLRASRSKLEALAR, from the coding sequence ATGAGGATTCGATCGCTCGTGCTCAGCCTGATGAGCTTCTTCCTGATCGTGCCGGCGCTCCCGGCCCAGGAGGTCGAGAAGGACGTCGACGTGCGGGTCGACGATCTGCAGCGGATGGGTGCTGCGGCCGTGCCGATGAACGACTTCGTCTACCGGATCGAGGGAGAGGGCGCCTTCTTTCTGATCAACACGAGCGAAGGCGCCGTCCTCGTCGACACCGGCACGTCGCTTCCCCAGAACGAGGAGCAGATGCGCCTCGTCGCGGAGCATGCGTCCGGGCCGATCCGGAAGGTGATCGTGACGCACGCCCACGGCGACCACTCCGGAGGGTTGCCGCGGTTCGAGGACCGGATCGACGCAGGCGAGATCGAGTTCGTCGCCCACCATCGCTACGGCTACATGTCGCGCCTCCAGGACGACTTCCTGCCCTATTTCAAGACGCGGTATCACGTGCTCTATCCGAACCGGGTCGATCTCGGTCCCGAGAAGCCGCGACCCTACTGGAACATGGAGCCCACCCGTCCGGTCTTCCCGGGGTACGACTACGCGTTCGAGCTCGGCGGCGTGAAATTCGTCGTGATCGCGCCGGAGAACGGCGGCGAAGGCGAGGACGGCATTCTCGTCTGGCTGCCGGAGTCGCGCATCCTCTTCACGGGGGATCTCTTCGGGACGCTCTATCCGATGTTCCCGAACCTCTACACGGTGCGCGGTGAGAAGGTGCGGGACCCCCTCGACTACATCGATGCGCTCGACCGGGTGCTCGAGTTGAAGCCCCGGACGATCGCCCACTCACACTTCCGGAACGCCGAGGGTGAGGCCTACATCCAGGCCAGCGTGACGAAGATGCGCGACGCCGTGCAGTACATGTGGGACGAGGTTCGGAAGGGGATGAACGGTGGGAAGACCGTGTGGGAGCTGATGCGCGACATCCAGCTCCCGCCGGAGCTCGAGCTTTCGCAGGGACACGGCAAGGTCTCGTGGTCGGTGCGTGCCGCCTGGGAGCTCGTGGCCGGCTGGTACTACTACGACACGATCGCGAACCTCTATCACGTGCCACCGACCGCGGTGCACGAGGACCTCGTCGACATGGCCGGGGGGCCGAACCAGATCGCCGACCGCGCGCGGCGCTACCTGAAGAAGGACAAGCCGCTCGAGGCGATCCGTCTGCTCGACGTCGCCGCGGGGAACGAGAGCCGGTGCGTGCTCGAGACGCGAATCGAAGCGGTCGAGCGCCTGCTCGTCGGGGCGAGGGAAGGACTCGGCAACTACAGCGAGATCGGCCTGCTGGAGGCGGACCTGCGTGCCTCCCGGAGCAAGCTCGAAGCGCTCGCTCGGTAG
- a CDS encoding LLM class flavin-dependent oxidoreductase: MEFVISYDLRAPAFGTPAREIYAATLDQCEWADALGFDAVGLGEHHASEDGYLPSPIPMAGAIGGRTKRILVRPNVLLAPLYEPVKLAEDLAVLQYICDGRLEVVIGAGYVPYEFQMFGKRREDRKALYVNAFEVLKKAWSGETFDYEGRSVTVRPVPDPPPRLLLGGTHKAVAKRAAKIADGFYPPAGENWDVYREACLELGKPDPGASFKALGPIYTHVTEDPDGDWAKIAPHAKHVVESYAKWTVEAYGRAAGPFAGGVDIDDLKASGSYLCLRPEEAVEMIEGLGRDRTFILTPLLGGLDPELSWSGLRLFEDRVWPHVKHLQDGTNRGD, from the coding sequence ATGGAATTCGTGATCAGCTACGACCTGCGCGCCCCGGCTTTCGGAACGCCCGCGCGCGAGATCTATGCCGCCACCCTCGACCAGTGCGAATGGGCGGACGCGCTCGGCTTCGACGCCGTCGGACTCGGCGAGCACCACGCCTCGGAGGACGGATATCTGCCGTCGCCGATTCCCATGGCCGGCGCGATCGGCGGCCGCACGAAGCGCATACTCGTCCGACCGAACGTCCTGCTCGCGCCGCTCTACGAGCCGGTGAAGCTCGCCGAGGATCTCGCCGTCCTCCAGTACATCTGCGACGGACGACTCGAAGTGGTGATCGGCGCCGGCTACGTCCCGTACGAGTTCCAGATGTTCGGCAAGCGGCGGGAGGATCGAAAGGCGCTCTACGTGAACGCCTTCGAAGTCCTCAAGAAGGCGTGGAGCGGCGAGACCTTCGACTACGAGGGGCGGAGCGTCACGGTCCGTCCGGTCCCGGACCCGCCGCCGCGTCTCCTGCTCGGCGGAACGCACAAGGCCGTCGCGAAGCGCGCCGCGAAGATCGCCGATGGCTTCTATCCGCCGGCGGGGGAGAACTGGGACGTCTATCGGGAGGCCTGCCTCGAGCTCGGCAAGCCCGACCCCGGGGCTTCCTTCAAGGCCCTCGGCCCCATCTACACCCACGTGACCGAAGACCCGGACGGCGACTGGGCGAAGATCGCCCCCCACGCGAAGCACGTCGTCGAGTCCTACGCGAAATGGACCGTCGAGGCCTATGGACGCGCCGCCGGCCCCTTCGCGGGGGGCGTCGACATCGACGACCTGAAGGCGAGCGGGAGCTACCTCTGCCTCCGACCGGAGGAGGCCGTCGAGATGATCGAAGGGCTCGGCCGCGACCGGACCTTCATCCTGACCCCGCTCCTCGGGGGCCTCGATCCGGAGCTGTCGTGGTCGGGTCTGCGTCTGTTCGAGGACCGGGTATGGCCCCACGTGAAACACCTGCAGGATGGAACGAATCGCGGCGATTGA
- a CDS encoding alpha/beta hydrolase, protein MTDALVLAHGAFHGPWCWQPTIERVEARGVHCVAVDLNRGGLEADRDALQEAVDALRESGHRVHAIGHSLGCCSVAALDPSTLATAMLLAGPVANHPDLPHDRELITDGFIENLKPQDDGRAILPRDFARAAFYHRCTEDEAEAALDQLRPTFVYGTQPADPPFWEQLPVTYIACSDDRAVRFAYQEAVAKRLPHSTILDFDHSPMLGHAEALSQAIFEAIAQTSAS, encoded by the coding sequence ATGACTGATGCTCTCGTCCTCGCCCACGGCGCCTTCCACGGTCCCTGGTGCTGGCAACCGACGATCGAACGGGTCGAGGCGCGCGGCGTGCACTGCGTCGCGGTCGACCTCAACCGCGGGGGACTCGAAGCGGATCGCGACGCGCTCCAGGAGGCCGTCGACGCGCTCCGGGAGTCGGGCCATCGCGTCCACGCGATCGGGCACTCGCTCGGCTGCTGCTCCGTCGCGGCGCTCGATCCGTCGACCCTCGCGACAGCGATGCTTCTCGCCGGCCCCGTCGCGAACCACCCCGATCTCCCGCACGACCGGGAATTGATCACCGACGGCTTCATCGAGAACCTGAAGCCCCAGGACGACGGGCGCGCGATCCTGCCCCGCGACTTCGCCCGCGCCGCGTTCTACCACCGCTGCACGGAAGACGAGGCCGAAGCCGCCCTGGACCAGCTCCGCCCGACCTTCGTCTACGGAACACAGCCTGCCGATCCGCCCTTCTGGGAGCAGCTCCCGGTCACCTACATCGCCTGCTCCGACGACCGGGCGGTCCGCTTCGCCTACCAGGAGGCGGTCGCGAAGCGCCTCCCCCATTCGACGATCCTCGACTTCGATCACTCGCCGATGCTCGGCCACGCCGAGGCGCTCTCCCAGGCGATCTTCGAGGCCATCGCGCAGACGAGCGCGAGCTAG
- a CDS encoding DUF1214 domain-containing protein — protein MSRDPDEYLASGDAWADYCEGIKAGGQDLFRELAPKGPLDLAEGHRYLARMVRFGLEHIMEAGDPRLPVFFPSLCEVQKSGWDNPDNHHTNAYINGNHDYRVWGRIGDAHTMSFAVYGGSLGRDGGRRTVAFVKIEDLEVGVDGRFEVVLSKEEKPGNWIPLEEDATTLMVRETFTRKSEEERAVLHIECLADDAPPPLSADFVVNAFRRSIRFMRGSAKTFFDIVDAWVPEPNVFQEGDREQAASTLGIPDQFYRSGWWEVGPDEALVVDFEPPACRYWGLALCDYWGASFDYRYWNIHVNDRTACLRSDGSVRILIAHRNPGIAETNWLDTAGHDRGVWTLRFLEASHDPAPTVRRVAFDQLAAL, from the coding sequence ATGAGCCGCGACCCCGACGAGTACCTCGCCTCCGGTGACGCCTGGGCCGACTACTGCGAAGGCATCAAGGCCGGCGGGCAGGACCTCTTCCGGGAGCTCGCGCCGAAGGGCCCGCTCGATCTGGCCGAAGGCCACCGCTACCTCGCGCGCATGGTCCGCTTCGGTCTCGAACACATCATGGAGGCCGGCGACCCGAGGCTCCCGGTCTTCTTCCCGAGCCTGTGCGAGGTCCAGAAGAGCGGCTGGGACAATCCCGACAACCATCACACGAACGCCTACATCAACGGCAACCACGATTATCGAGTGTGGGGGCGGATCGGAGACGCGCACACCATGAGCTTCGCGGTCTATGGCGGATCGCTCGGGCGTGACGGTGGACGACGCACGGTCGCCTTCGTGAAGATCGAGGACCTCGAGGTCGGGGTCGACGGTCGCTTCGAGGTCGTCCTCTCGAAGGAAGAGAAGCCCGGAAACTGGATTCCCCTCGAAGAAGACGCGACGACCCTGATGGTCCGGGAGACCTTCACGCGCAAGTCGGAAGAGGAGCGGGCCGTGCTCCACATCGAGTGCCTCGCCGACGACGCCCCGCCGCCGCTCTCCGCGGACTTCGTGGTGAACGCCTTCCGTCGGTCGATCCGTTTCATGCGCGGGAGTGCGAAGACCTTCTTCGACATCGTCGACGCCTGGGTCCCCGAGCCGAACGTCTTCCAGGAGGGCGACAGGGAGCAGGCTGCGTCGACGCTGGGGATTCCCGATCAGTTCTACCGGAGCGGCTGGTGGGAGGTCGGTCCCGACGAGGCGCTGGTCGTCGACTTCGAGCCGCCGGCGTGCCGCTACTGGGGGCTCGCGCTCTGCGACTACTGGGGCGCTTCCTTCGACTACCGGTACTGGAACATCCACGTGAACGACCGAACGGCGTGTCTTCGCTCCGATGGCTCGGTCCGGATCCTGATCGCCCACCGGAATCCCGGGATCGCCGAAACGAACTGGCTCGATACGGCAGGCCATGATCGCGGCGTCTGGACGCTGCGCTTCCTCGAGGCGTCGCACGATCCCGCGCCGACCGTTCGGCGGGTCGCCTTCGATCAGCTCGCCGCGCTCTGA
- a CDS encoding SDR family oxidoreductase, whose protein sequence is MFDLTGKVALVTGAGQHVGRGIAEALAAQGAAVAVNDIVPDRAEEAAEAIRATGARAIAAPADATDRTAVDEMVARVAAELGPVDILVSNAGNSGARPARPAKLVDMDPSDWSQYVDINFYAVLNGIHAVLPGMIDRGGGRIITISSDAGRQGINMGMSIYSGGKAGALGFQRSLACEVGKHRVTVNAVSLGMIPGDWDPGPPKGIPIGRYGQPSDVGPAVVYLASDEASWVTGQILSVNGGVYRNV, encoded by the coding sequence ATGTTCGACCTGACCGGCAAGGTCGCGCTCGTGACGGGCGCGGGCCAACACGTCGGCCGCGGGATCGCCGAAGCGCTCGCGGCCCAGGGAGCCGCCGTGGCTGTGAACGACATCGTGCCCGACCGCGCGGAAGAGGCCGCCGAGGCGATCCGGGCGACCGGTGCCCGGGCAATCGCCGCGCCGGCGGACGCCACGGATCGCACCGCCGTGGACGAGATGGTCGCGAGGGTGGCGGCGGAACTCGGCCCCGTCGACATCCTCGTGTCGAACGCGGGGAACTCCGGGGCCCGACCGGCCCGGCCCGCGAAGCTCGTCGACATGGATCCGAGCGACTGGAGCCAATACGTCGACATCAACTTCTACGCCGTGCTGAACGGAATCCACGCCGTGCTGCCAGGGATGATCGATCGCGGCGGGGGCCGGATCATCACGATCTCTTCCGACGCCGGCCGCCAGGGCATCAACATGGGCATGTCGATCTACAGCGGCGGCAAGGCCGGCGCCCTCGGCTTCCAGCGCTCGCTCGCGTGTGAAGTCGGCAAGCACCGGGTGACCGTCAACGCGGTCTCCCTCGGCATGATTCCCGGCGACTGGGACCCCGGGCCGCCGAAGGGGATCCCGATCGGACGCTACGGCCAGCCCTCTGACGTCGGCCCCGCGGTCGTCTATCTCGCTTCCGACGAAGCGAGCTGGGTCACCGGCCAGATCCTGTCGGTGAATGGCGGCGTCTACCGGAACGTCTGA
- the nhaR gene encoding transcriptional activator NhaR has translation MALDWLNFHHLLYFRAVAREGGVVRAAKRLNVSPPTVSSQLKQLEEQMGGQLFVRTGRSLVLTDLGHVVLRYADGVFELGEELKTAVRTGEDAHASRFTVGLSMSVPKLIAHRLLEPALESEVPIELVCIEGEPEQLIAKLATHSIDLVLTDAPRGADVAVRAFDHLLGECGVTFFATKALAARFQPGFPMSLDGAPMLFPTPIAALRTALEHWFQDLGIRPRSVAAFDDSALMKVFGATGLGVFAAPSTIEDEIVEQYGVEVIGRTDDVRERFYGVSVERRLQHPAIVAISENARGRLFTAPPDEEGQSAAS, from the coding sequence ATGGCACTCGACTGGCTGAACTTCCACCACCTCCTCTACTTCCGGGCCGTCGCCCGCGAGGGGGGTGTCGTCCGTGCGGCGAAGCGTCTCAACGTGAGCCCGCCGACGGTCTCCTCCCAGCTGAAGCAGCTCGAGGAGCAGATGGGGGGCCAGCTCTTCGTCCGGACCGGACGCAGCCTGGTCCTGACCGACCTCGGCCACGTCGTCCTCCGCTACGCCGACGGCGTCTTCGAGCTGGGCGAGGAGCTGAAGACCGCCGTGCGGACCGGCGAGGACGCGCACGCCTCTCGCTTCACGGTCGGCCTCTCGATGTCGGTGCCGAAGCTGATCGCCCACCGACTCCTCGAACCGGCGCTCGAGAGCGAGGTCCCGATCGAGCTCGTCTGCATCGAGGGCGAGCCCGAGCAGCTGATCGCGAAGCTCGCCACCCACTCGATCGATCTCGTCCTCACCGACGCCCCACGCGGCGCCGACGTCGCCGTCCGGGCCTTCGATCACCTGCTCGGTGAGTGCGGCGTCACCTTCTTCGCGACGAAGGCGCTCGCAGCACGCTTCCAGCCTGGCTTCCCCATGAGCCTCGACGGCGCCCCGATGCTCTTTCCGACGCCGATCGCCGCGCTCCGCACCGCCCTCGAGCACTGGTTCCAGGATCTCGGAATCCGGCCACGCAGCGTCGCCGCCTTCGACGACTCGGCCCTCATGAAGGTCTTCGGCGCCACGGGCCTCGGCGTCTTCGCCGCCCCGAGCACGATCGAAGACGAGATCGTCGAGCAGTACGGTGTCGAGGTGATCGGACGGACGGACGACGTCCGCGAGCGCTTCTACGGCGTCTCCGTCGAGCGCCGCCTCCAGCATCCCGCGATCGTCGCGATCTCGGAGAATGCCCGCGGTCGCCTCTTCACCGCCCCCCCCGATGAGGAAGGTCAGAGCGCGGCGAGCTGA
- a CDS encoding DinB family protein, which yields MSTRPAAPSSLSPHQRHFVRLAQYNTWFNGELFGHASSLGETERKRDRGAFFGSIHDTLDHVLLCDRSWLGRVRKSSLRFSSLEDADLVENLTDLRAGVTQDWDELVEFRRETDIVLERFVDKLTPDLLASDLEYRNSKGIPFAQPLWHVVAHVFNHGTHHRGQVTTLLMQAGVDPGPTDFLITAMMPFPGAD from the coding sequence ATGTCCACCCGTCCCGCCGCGCCCTCGTCGCTCTCGCCGCATCAACGCCATTTCGTTCGCCTGGCCCAATACAACACCTGGTTCAACGGTGAGCTCTTCGGACACGCGTCGAGCCTCGGCGAGACCGAACGCAAGCGCGATCGAGGCGCGTTCTTCGGCTCGATCCACGACACCCTCGACCACGTCCTGCTCTGCGACCGGAGCTGGCTCGGACGGGTGCGGAAGTCATCGCTCCGCTTCTCCTCCCTCGAGGACGCGGACCTCGTCGAGAACCTCACGGATCTGCGCGCGGGCGTGACCCAGGACTGGGACGAGCTGGTCGAGTTCCGCCGCGAGACCGATATCGTCCTCGAGCGCTTCGTCGACAAACTCACGCCCGATCTGCTCGCCTCCGATCTGGAGTACCGAAACAGCAAGGGCATTCCGTTCGCGCAGCCCCTCTGGCACGTCGTCGCCCACGTCTTCAACCACGGCACCCACCACCGCGGCCAGGTCACGACCCTCCTCATGCAGGCGGGCGTCGATCCGGGCCCGACCGACTTCCTGATCACCGCCATGATGCCCTTCCCCGGCGCCGACTGA
- a CDS encoding carbonic anhydrase produces MESILEGIERFRTSVFPDRREAFEALGGGQQPKILLVTCSDSRIDPSMVTQTDPGEVFVVRNAGNLVAPHSAAPSAEAATIEYGIEALGIPDIVVCGHTHCGAMAALGQPGSADGLPSVKAWIETSTASLDRREHVSGFDDDLTKLVAANVCQQLDHLRGHPSVARGLEAGTLRLHGWVYDFERGDVYACDENGNFSKI; encoded by the coding sequence ATGGAGTCCATTCTCGAGGGCATCGAGCGTTTTCGGACGAGCGTCTTTCCCGACCGCCGCGAGGCGTTCGAGGCGCTGGGCGGCGGACAGCAGCCGAAGATCCTGCTGGTGACCTGCTCGGATTCCCGGATCGATCCCTCGATGGTCACCCAGACCGATCCCGGTGAGGTCTTCGTCGTGCGGAACGCCGGCAACCTCGTCGCGCCCCACAGTGCCGCCCCCTCCGCGGAAGCCGCGACCATCGAGTACGGCATCGAGGCCCTCGGCATCCCGGACATCGTCGTCTGCGGACATACCCACTGCGGTGCGATGGCGGCCCTCGGTCAGCCCGGCTCAGCCGACGGTCTGCCCTCGGTGAAGGCGTGGATCGAGACCTCGACCGCAAGCCTCGACCGTCGGGAGCATGTGAGTGGCTTCGACGACGACCTGACGAAGCTCGTCGCGGCCAACGTCTGCCAGCAGCTCGATCATCTCCGCGGCCATCCCAGCGTCGCCAGGGGGCTGGAGGCGGGCACGCTCCGGCTGCACGGCTGGGTCTACGACTTCGAGCGCGGCGACGTCTACGCCTGCGACGAGAACGGGAACTTCTCCAAGATCTGA